A single genomic interval of Geotoga petraea harbors:
- a CDS encoding glycosyltransferase, translating to MKILVVGYMHPKYDKRVFRTVKALSKNNEVIYQYWTNQHEKGYIEGNIKYIPIYYVKNTHDNPMKKLRRRRSLDKDIKDIVKNEKYDVLYMHHFLASRPVAPFKEAKKRGKQVFFDIHEYHPENFLNSLEGFTKKIKEAIVWNFFKKQINYSDKLVFVSEDMKKDILKSLGIEKDYFVLKNYAKNSVDSKSKKKSIAFVGGVNRNLDDEKEILKELINRGFEFNIIGMETDYFKEIDHNATSFLPYEEMMERLSEEAFSLISFNTVNSRSYKNDVFSLPNKYYDSIAAETPVIVRNSFVSMAKEVEEKNIGVVIDPNDVKDSVQKIENAYENYEEMMENIKKYKHEFVWTEEIEKDFVDFVVD from the coding sequence GTGAAAATACTTGTTGTGGGTTACATGCATCCAAAATATGATAAAAGGGTTTTCAGGACTGTAAAAGCTCTATCTAAAAACAATGAAGTGATTTATCAGTATTGGACTAATCAACATGAAAAGGGATATATTGAAGGAAATATAAAATATATTCCAATATATTATGTTAAAAATACCCATGATAACCCAATGAAAAAGCTGAGAAGAAGAAGAAGTTTGGATAAGGATATAAAAGATATAGTAAAAAATGAAAAATATGATGTTTTGTATATGCATCATTTTTTAGCAAGTAGACCAGTTGCTCCTTTTAAAGAAGCTAAAAAGAGGGGAAAACAAGTGTTTTTTGATATCCATGAATACCACCCAGAAAACTTTTTGAATAGTTTGGAAGGCTTTACAAAAAAGATAAAAGAAGCAATTGTTTGGAACTTTTTTAAAAAGCAAATTAATTATTCTGACAAGCTGGTTTTTGTTTCTGAAGATATGAAAAAAGATATTTTAAAAAGTTTGGGAATTGAAAAAGACTACTTTGTTTTAAAAAATTATGCAAAGAATTCTGTTGATTCAAAAAGTAAAAAGAAGAGTATAGCTTTTGTTGGTGGTGTTAATAGGAATTTGGATGATGAAAAAGAGATATTAAAAGAGTTGATTAATAGAGGGTTTGAGTTTAACATTATTGGAATGGAGACGGATTACTTTAAAGAAATAGATCATAACGCTACTTCTTTTTTGCCATATGAAGAGATGATGGAGCGTTTGTCTGAAGAAGCCTTTTCTTTGATATCTTTCAATACTGTTAACAGTAGGAGCTATAAGAACGATGTTTTTTCCTTACCGAATAAATATTATGATTCAATAGCAGCAGAAACCCCTGTTATAGTTAGAAATAGCTTTGTTTCAATGGCAAAAGAAGTGGAAGAAAAGAACATCGGCGTTGTAATTGACCCAAATGATGTGAAAGATTCAGTACAAAAAATAGAAAATGCATATGAGAATTACGAAGAAATGATGGAAAATATAAAAAAATACAAGCATGAGTTTGTTTGGACAGAAGAAATTGAAAAAGATTTTGTCGATTTTGTTGTTGATTAA
- a CDS encoding lipopolysaccharide biosynthesis protein — MENSRQFLKRLAGFSIGPIGAALLGFINVPIQTWLVDPAQLGKASMYTMAFSLTSLFLNLGIDQAYVREYNAEKDKKNLLWNTFLIPFIFSIIIMFVYLYFYEPISVLLFDSVEKYIIQILAFVLPFAIIFRFNTLIIRMKEKARLYSFVQIFHRLMTLGFTVIILLFFNRNFKGIIQAQFFSMVSIAIITTVINLKDWIYKFKIDKKLIKKVTLFGLPLIPTSIMMWVLNSMDKIALRTWADFEAIGLYSAAFKIVSVVVIIQQAFATFWAPTVYRWYESDTPLRKYEMVSNKLNSLLTLLFAFIVLFKDQIILILSPEYKNAAIIVPFLMFYPIMYTLATTTSMGINFVRKTYYNILVTAIASGLNILGNILLVPQLGALGASISTGISYIVYFLIATIFSRMLWEKMDIKRHFVSIFLMVVMASLSVVYNNFYIDLVMFGIIFVYHFKEFLWGMKLFKQLIIEIKNKRSK; from the coding sequence TTGGAAAATAGCAGACAATTTTTAAAAAGATTAGCAGGATTTTCAATAGGACCTATAGGAGCAGCATTATTAGGATTCATAAATGTACCCATTCAAACGTGGTTAGTAGACCCAGCCCAACTCGGTAAAGCTTCCATGTACACAATGGCTTTTTCATTGACCTCACTTTTTTTGAATTTGGGAATAGATCAGGCTTATGTAAGAGAGTATAATGCAGAAAAAGATAAAAAAAATCTATTGTGGAACACATTTCTAATTCCGTTTATATTTTCCATAATTATAATGTTTGTGTATTTATATTTTTATGAGCCTATATCTGTTTTATTATTTGATTCTGTTGAAAAATATATAATACAAATATTAGCATTTGTTTTGCCTTTTGCAATTATTTTTAGATTCAATACTTTAATAATTAGAATGAAAGAAAAAGCAAGATTATATTCTTTTGTTCAAATTTTTCATAGATTGATGACTTTAGGTTTTACAGTGATAATACTACTTTTTTTTAATAGGAACTTTAAAGGTATCATCCAAGCACAGTTTTTTTCCATGGTTTCAATAGCAATAATTACAACAGTAATAAATCTAAAAGATTGGATTTATAAATTCAAAATAGATAAAAAACTAATTAAAAAAGTCACTTTATTTGGATTGCCATTGATTCCAACCTCAATTATGATGTGGGTATTGAATTCTATGGATAAAATAGCTCTAAGAACATGGGCAGATTTTGAAGCCATAGGGCTTTATTCAGCAGCTTTTAAAATTGTTAGTGTTGTTGTAATAATACAACAAGCATTTGCCACTTTTTGGGCTCCTACAGTATACAGGTGGTATGAAAGTGATACACCGTTAAGAAAATATGAAATGGTGAGTAATAAATTGAATAGTTTGTTGACATTACTTTTTGCTTTTATAGTTTTGTTCAAAGATCAAATTATTCTGATATTATCCCCAGAATATAAAAATGCAGCAATAATAGTTCCTTTTTTAATGTTTTATCCAATAATGTATACTTTAGCTACAACCACATCCATGGGAATTAATTTTGTGAGAAAAACTTACTATAATATTTTAGTTACTGCAATAGCTTCAGGTTTAAATATTTTAGGCAATATATTATTAGTTCCCCAATTAGGTGCTTTAGGAGCTTCAATTTCTACCGGGATATCATATATAGTTTATTTTCTTATAGCTACTATTTTTTCAAGAATGCTCTGGGAAAAAATGGATATAAAAAGACATTTTGTATCCATATTTTTAATGGTAGTTATGGCAAGTTTATCTGTAGTATACAATAATTTTTATATAGATTTAGTTATGTTTGGGATAATATTTGTCTACCATTTCAAAGAGTTTTTATGGGGAATGAAATTATTCAAACAATTAATTATTGAAATAAAAAACAAAAGGAGTAAATGA
- a CDS encoding type II toxin-antitoxin system RelE/ParE family toxin: MDIIYKNKQIKKICTNFKKSKIQIGDNASEKLFAVINFIENAKSFKDVENMPRSFRFHKLTGDRKGTYFISLGKTKYRLIIEPLDENEKEIKTNDDKVINEITKMVIILEVSDHYE, from the coding sequence ATGGATATCATATATAAAAACAAGCAAATAAAAAAAATATGTACCAATTTTAAAAAGTCTAAAATTCAAATTGGAGATAATGCATCCGAAAAATTATTTGCAGTGATTAATTTTATTGAAAATGCAAAAAGCTTTAAAGATGTTGAAAATATGCCGCGTTCTTTTAGATTTCATAAATTAACTGGAGATAGAAAAGGAACATATTTTATTAGTTTGGGTAAAACAAAATACAGACTTATAATTGAACCTTTAGATGAAAATGAAAAAGAGATTAAGACTAATGATGATAAAGTAATAAATGAAATTACTAAAATGGTCATTATATTGGAGGTGAGCGATCATTATGAATAA
- a CDS encoding glycosyltransferase family 2 protein, whose amino-acid sequence MKKVSVVIPTFNEEKYIKECVDSVINNDYPNKEIIVVDGMSTDNTRDILKSYENIKILDNEKKITPIAINIGIKNSTGDYVMIAGAHTTYSENYISECVKRLDENKCAVAGGAVVNKPGDDSLIGRTISEVLSHPFGVGGGKYRTGYSKESLVDTVAYGVYKREIFEKVGLFNENLVRNQDIDLNLRIKRSGYDIILVPKAKATYYSRTNVIKLIKNNFSNGYWVINSAKFSKIPFSARHLVPLLFVLFIIFGGIISSFVGFLKMVYVFVIAFYFAIDLYFSTKIKFQKKKLSIFLLFITFFLLHVSYGIGSLIGILKYGVKNGR is encoded by the coding sequence ATGAAAAAAGTGTCAGTAGTTATACCAACTTTTAATGAAGAAAAGTATATAAAAGAGTGCGTTGATTCTGTTATTAATAATGACTATCCAAATAAAGAAATAATAGTTGTCGATGGGATGAGCACAGATAACACAAGGGATATCTTGAAAAGTTATGAGAATATAAAAATTTTGGATAACGAGAAAAAGATAACCCCCATTGCAATAAATATAGGAATAAAAAATTCCACAGGGGATTACGTTATGATAGCTGGAGCTCATACGACTTATTCAGAAAACTATATTTCTGAATGTGTTAAAAGACTTGATGAAAACAAATGTGCTGTTGCTGGCGGAGCAGTTGTTAATAAACCTGGTGATGATTCTTTGATTGGAAGAACTATTTCAGAAGTTTTGAGTCATCCTTTTGGAGTTGGTGGAGGGAAATATAGAACTGGTTATTCAAAAGAGAGTCTTGTTGATACAGTTGCTTATGGGGTGTATAAGAGAGAAATTTTTGAAAAAGTGGGGTTGTTTAACGAAAATTTAGTGAGAAACCAGGATATCGATTTGAATTTGAGGATAAAGAGATCTGGATATGATATTATACTGGTGCCAAAAGCTAAGGCAACTTATTATTCAAGAACTAATGTTATTAAATTGATTAAGAACAATTTTTCTAATGGATATTGGGTTATTAACAGTGCAAAGTTTTCAAAAATTCCTTTTTCAGCAAGGCATTTGGTTCCTTTGCTTTTTGTTTTGTTCATAATTTTTGGAGGCATTATATCTTCTTTTGTTGGGTTTTTAAAAATGGTATATGTTTTTGTAATAGCTTTTTACTTTGCAATAGATCTTTATTTTTCGACGAAAATAAAGTTTCAAAAGAAAAAATTATCCATATTTTTACTTTTTATAACTTTTTTCCTTTTACATGTTTCGTATGGCATTGGATCATTAATAGGGATTTTAAAATATGGAGTAAAAAATGGCAGGTGA